The sequence ctcctaactataagattaataataataataataataataataataataataataataataataataatattaatattaatattaatattaatattaatattaatattaatgtaattataatacAGAGTAATAATGGATAGATAGATTGAAGAATGAATCGAGAGCAGaaggctcgtgccttttataggcttTTTCTGATTtttacagctccgcgatcgtggagtttttgtgccttacagctccgcgatcgcgaaggtgcgcatttccagctcacacatttttgttcactagcttgtcgacataattttatatttatatataatatatataatttattttaattaattttatattatattatattctcgtgcatatttgacttgtaacAATAGCTCTGTTGTCTTGTACGTTGATGCCCGGTTTatatcccggtttcggtttttcgaacgtcctttcatacgcttagaaaacttgttctttacgtttcatgactcgtacctttgtcaaaatatagacttacattaccaataaccaTATTACCCGAAatgtatcttgtacgttcgagtgttttggtcatttgcttctttaaattaccttctcgttatttattaaaatacatttaataatatattaagtctttataacaaatcattttaaatctaaatttatattatattttatcactttttaaaatatacatatatacatatctatttacatataatttgttcgtgaatcgtcgagcacagtcaaagaataattgattacatgaatatagttccaaaactttttagactcaacattacagactttgcttatcgtgtcgaaatcatttaaagattaagtttaaatttggtcggaaatttctgggtcgtcacaatgcaGGTCTCAATGGCTATTAACGAATATAAATTCATGTAGTTACATGTGTGTGGTCGAATGGCAGTCAACCCTGAACCGACCGCAGGCTCGTATGAAGCTCATCTTTCTTGCTTATAAATACAAAGCATTGGATTCATTGAAGACTCGCCTTTTGCACTCTTATATCCATATTTTACAGATATCATTCAAGATATtttgagtgattctagcaagagagATTATATTAAGTAGAATTACGTTGTAAACTTATTGAAAAACATCTTGTGTGAGTTTACTTTAAATACTTCCTTAAAAGGACTTAGGATGTAGAAAGGTTCCATTAGTATAAACATTTTAAGGAACTTGGGTTGTATTCTGCTCTACACCGGGTTTGGAGAATCAGAGTGGAACTAAATGTCAATTTGAtgaaattgaggagtggattaaggaggattagttaacaaAAGAAAAATGGAATCAAGCAAATTCAATAAGAAGTTTCAGGGATTCAATTTGTGATACATTTTCTTCAGAGAGTGAGAATGAATTCGATTACTTGATTGGTAATGATTCTACTACGGTGCCACAAATTCGCAAGCAAATCTCTAATTAGTCTTCTCGGGTGTCTGTCTCCAATCACTATAAATCCATGTGTTTGTTTACAGTTCTTACTTActtgcattattattatttgtgaacAAACATCTCAAGTTTCACTGTAacaagttcaagttcaacaaaaaCTAATCAATTTTCTTTTTTAATGTGGTAGTGGCCTGCTTCTCTTAGTGAGAGGTCAAGAGTTCGACTCCCATGGGGTgcagcattgcacacaaggttggcTCTTAACTCTTGAACTCCACCCAAGGGTGCATTCCGCACATCGCGTTGTGGGGCAGTGGGGGAGGAGTGTTTTACCgctcatgccctcggattgggccggGTCCCTTTCTGGGCAGCAGTTGGGGCAGGTTATGCAACTGCGGGCGACGAACGTATGGGTAGTTTAGTCCTCCCCGAGTGATCCCAAaccgctgttaaaaaaaaaaaaaaaaaaaaaaaaatcctctaGTTACTTAAACATTTTTAATAATTGAAAAAGTAATGGATAACGCtttatgtcaaaaaaaaaaaaaaaaaaaaaaaaaaaaaaaattgtatgaaTAAAATGTATTCAGCTGAGATGTGTGATAAATTAATTTATAACGAAATTTATGAAGTTGTTTGCCTTGGTGGTGTTGTGGTGGTGTGGTGTTTGAGCGTAGATTATTTTTAGTCAAGGTTCCAAAGTGTAATTCATAGGGATTGAACTTGAATTTCAACTAGATTCTCAGGTACTAAGTTAAATGGATCAAAAGACATAATGAGGTTTAACAATTTTGTGCATGATTAACAATTTTGCTAGACTATTGCAGAAGAATACCAGTCGTTTAATCTAGTGTTAAAGCTAAAACCAAGATAACAAAATATTGCAACTAGCCAAGCTCAGTGTGAATTGATCGACCAAAAACTTCCAAGTTGAACAGATTCTTCAAACAAGTTTCTATTTTGCCGATACCGTCAGAGCCAACGTGATTAGAAGATTCACACTCAACTTTAACCTACTACATTACGACACACAATGGACAATTGGACAGTGATTACCATAGACAACAATCCACATCAACATCAACTGCATCAAAATTTTGTATGACTGTGACTGTGATGACTACATATGACAAGAGTTAAATCGATGCATACATATTTGTTAAAGATCAAAACAAAAGGATTCCTTTGAAAttaaacatgttaatatgaaaacaTGTCTGATAAAAGTTGTGCATAAGCAGGAGAAAAAAATGATGATTAAATTGGGAGCTTTAGGATTCAATCAACCTTCATGTTGTTTTAATAATGTTACACAATCAGGCTACCGATGTCAATGTGAAAACGAAAGTTGACAAGTGTTTATAATAATGTAAAATTGTGTATATTTTGATGTTATGAAATCTGATAGGATAAATACTAAATATTAGTGTATAAAGGGACATGAAATTCAACCAAAACCATAGATGACTGGGTGTAATAACTTGATTATTTATTACTACAAGTATTCCAAATtcgtttatataaattatataatttaaatatattaaattatatctCTAATTTACAAAGGAAAATAGAGACGAAGAATACAAACAACCAGTTGAAGATCAAAAGATCTAACAGTTCAAACCATCCAACATGTTGGGAGACCTATATTATATGATCAATCGAATCAAGTCTCTTCTCACCCACACCCCGGTACATGATAGATGGCATTTTATTGTTGCGAGAATTTTACACCCAATAGTGCTTAAAGTTAGGCTGAGATAATCATAACTTCATGTTGAAGAAAACTGATCactcaaaaagttttttttatttaattagcgCCTGTCACCAGCGACAGATTCAGTATTGAAGAGGTACTTGACACGTGACAGTACAGAATCATGTGCAGGATCATACGGGTGGTCCTTTGAAGGAATCTCCAAAATAGCTGGAACTGGTTTGTTGTAGCTATCGACTAGGAACCGTATCATATTTGCAACCTGTGATGAAAAAAATTCTTCAGAAGATAGTAACAATTGTTTGTTTACATTAACTACTCCATTGTGATAAACGTGTACCAAAGTTGAGAAATAAGGTGCTTGTTAGATATGCAATTGTATATCACACAAATTGTTATCTTTCTATGTATCGTTTGAGTAGTTTGAGCTTAGTTTCGTAAGTGCTTAATTTCTTTCTTTTATCAAGTAACCAAGGTACGTGTAATATTCAGTAGTGAGTACTTCATAAGTTATAGAACACTGAGTACTTGTACTTACATATTGACTGATCAAGACTATTGCCACATCATCTCTTGAAGTGAATTCTTTGAAAGCATCCTCGATTTGTTTGACAGTTGTCTCTGAAACAAATGAACCAGAAAGATTTTACACATGAACCAGAAATGAATGGATTCTAAGATGTTCATTAGCATTACCAAAAGTCTAACTCTTAGTTATAGCTTAAAAGTTAAAACTCATGATAATCTTTTATTAACTATGAAATCACCATTTAAGGTGGCTTAAGAAGCATAAATTTGTGATCCAATTAGGAACAGTGCAAGTGACTTTATACATCCATCACATCAGTAACTTCCACTAGATATGTCACATGACAAATTAAAAGTTAAAACATCTTAAATTCTTtaaatttaacaaatgaaattcaaCAATAAATCCCAATTTAGCGTTCTTGTAACTGGACCTGCAGGATTCTATATTTCTATTATTTAATTGGTGATGAGTATTTAGACATTTAACAAACACTTTCCAAAAATATTTCCTGGTAAAACATTGCAACTTCATTATATAAAGTAACATCTTTGGAATGCTTCAATTTTTTAAATTAGAAACAGTGAACGATTATCAAGGATACATATGACTGTAAAAAATggttaatatacatatacaataagtTAGTAACCTACCTCGAACCAACAACCAGCAGTTTATTGGACTAGATGATAAGTAATCGAAAGAGGAAGTCCAAAGAACTTATGTTAACTATTTACATTAGGCTAGCACAGATCCCTATAATTATGACCATTTTGCCTAACTAGCTTTCCTTTTTATGTTATTCGTGTGTTTACAATATAAGATTGGAAATAATTAGCACTCTGTAGAAAATTTGGGGTACTGTCCCAACATGCATCTTGGTGCTTGAACTGCCTTAATTATTGGGGTACTGTCTTAATGCAACACTTAAAAGATTTGCTAAATAAATTTATGCAGCTAACGATACCATATATTTTCCTCTAGCTATAAGAAGCATTTTATGGAAACCTAAAATAGTCCAATTATTTCGCACGAGAACGCACTATAAGGATAACAGAAAGCTATACAAAAGATAGCAGCAGACAATTTAATAGAAAATCTAACTATGTTCAAGGAAGAAATAATACTCGAATCCACAATGAGGTAATTTGTTTTCCTCCGCAAGTCAACATTGCCGACTCCAGCAAGTAAAAATCCAGTTATCGTGTCCTGCATCAGATACAAACAATTATTAAAACATTGAAATGAATCCAGCATTAGCTAAAACTGACCAAAGAACATCAAATTACCGATAACCAAAGCAAAACAGTCCAGTACTACAGTTATTACCAGCAATGGAAGAAGATAGCACAAAGTTTACACATGTGGTATGAAAAGTTAAAGTATCAAGTGAGAGATTTTTTCAATCATGAGAAGCTGTAAAAAGGCATTAAGCCAATAACTGACTAATAACGAAACTTCGATTCACAATTTTTTACATTCTTAGGAACTCAAACATTTCACAAATAGAAAAACCCTTCTCATCTGATCAGTCGTGTTCAGAACGTTACAGTCGTAGGCTAGCACAGCCTTAGTCCATTGCACTTGTCTCATGATTTTCTTAAACTTAACTACACTCAACAACTTATTTGTACGCTTAAAAATCTCTGTAATTCAATTTGATATAGTCCTATTAATCTCAATTGGAGAATTGTTTTCCCTCTCATCAACATAATTAGCAAATCACAGAGTGCATACTTTAAGTGGAATGTAAACATAGAAGTAGTATAAAAGAATCAATATGAATTTCATAAAAGCAAAATACTAAGCACCTCATCAGCAATCATAGCAATTAGTGCTGAGTTGTTATTAGGAATTTGAGCTCGGTTCGCCATTTGATCCGAAAGATATAACTACACAAACAGATATATGTTAGCTCAACAGGCAATAATCACAACttcaattttgaatatgattatttagGGATTCAATCTAAGAGAATTAGTGTGATTCAAGTAAATATTCTAGGAGTGAACACGATTGCGATTGAATTGCAAAAATGAAGCTTAGGAATATAATAAGAAAACTATAATGCGATTCTAAATCTTAGGGTTCATATGTTGAACTTGAACAGTCTAAAAATTGAATTGAGCTGGTAAATTAAGATCGAGACAAAACAAAATCCAGATCCAAATTCAATTCATAAATCACCGTTGGAATACGATTACATACGTGGAATCGATCGAGAAAGAGATGAAGATTGTATACCTGTAATCAATCTAGAAACAGAGAATATGATCGGCAAgtataacaaaaataaataaataataaagaataaatataagttgttataaatattattagcaACAAAGCTTTTGaacaaaaataaagaagagaaatagAAAATAAATTCTATTATAAAAGTATCGGCGTATTGTATCCTTACATTTCAATTGCTATTTATAATACTAAACTTTACTGTATAAAATCTACTCACAAGATTTCAAATTTGTCTTTTACTTGGTGGATTGATAAAGATGTAGAATAAATTGTCGGCCATATGATCATAACTTTTATGAtatcacaacactcccccttggatgacaattttgttTCATTAGAGAACAACTTGTACTACCTCGTTAAAAATCTtgttaaagaaaaacccagtggaaaaaaactttagctaaggaaaaaagagtgcagcatagagttggctccccctcaagtagacattgctgagttgttacatcttttgaacatgtttcatgccaatgttatgaacgtatgttctgaaaatagcagttggaagtgctttggtgaaaagatcagcagagtttttgctggattgaacatatctcatttcaatctagttgttcttaatgagattttgagtgtatgagaagaatctaggaggtatgtgttttgttcggtcacttttgatatacccttctttcatctgtgatatgcaagctgcattatcttcataaatagttgttggacttttatcgcgttctagtccacaagaatcagtaatgagttgtgtcattgatcttaaccaaaaaacattcccgagtagcttcatgtaatgcaatcacttcggcatgattttagGATGTAGTAATAAGTGTTTGTTTCTGGAACCGTCATGAAATTgttgtacctccatttaggaatatatATCCAGTTTAAGATTTTTATGTGGATCAAATAAATAACCTGCATTTATATAAtcaaacaaatcttgttttgaattgttagaataaaataattttaaatcagcagttcctcaagggtatcgaaACATGCGTTTGATCCCATTcctgtgtcttttggtaggagttgAACTGAACCTTGCCAGCAaagtaactgcaaaagaaatgtaaggtcttgtacaatttgtaagatacataagagccccaatttcaCTAATATATGGAATTTCtgatccaagaagatcttcatgatcttcacggggacgAAATGTATCAGTGTCAATATTGTGTGATCTAAccaccatatgagtacttaatgattTTTGtcttatttatattaaaatgttttaaaatcttttcggtataagttgtttgatgtattaagtaagtcattagtcatatgctcaatatgtaaatcaatgtaatacttgatttttttcatttcaaaatctttctttaaaagttgaatggcttcatagatttctttatttaagataattgacatCAACaactatgtaacgacccggaaattcccgaccaaatttaaactttaatctttatatgtttccgacacaataagcaaaatttgtaatattgagtctcgaaagttttgaaatctatattcatgtgattaattaccctttgaccatgcctgacgattcacgaactattatgtacattagatatataatactttatatggatgtattttattttaattaacgagattaaatgataatataatcagatattttgattaCGAGTCattattatgaggtccactttgaattaggaaacccttacttttaacgatatccggaatatttggtaaagtgattctgtgtaagaacaaaagtgttattattgaggattagacagaggttagcggagagtctcgtttaattttcaaaagcgtaccttgcaatgattgacttgtgtcacttgataggctaattatttagttttcttaatattgaaaacgttttacgatgtatatgaaaccttttaaagaatgattttgaatataactaatcctggaaaactaaattatatttattcaatttagtacgaacacatttttcgatataatagaatttgattataaaatatttttatggattttcaatgatataaaaataaaaataaagataaaataaagatttctaatgagcaccaaaagactacaacatttcatcacaagattgtaagttaaaatgttggaaatcactaaacctgcgcacttgcacgagaaaaatcataactaattcatactgactcgaaaaagggtgattctggtgtccaaacgaccgtaactcaaaactctacaactttcgtgaagacaccttatgcggatcgcgtacctatctacgcgaaacgcgtaatgttttgccgacataaaaAAGGTGATGGCAACTTGGACGACAAAAATTTCTTTAAATATCGAATTCTGGTTCCATTTTTTTTATTCTTTCACTCATATTACTCcgtaacatattattaattataattattattattattattaaaattattattattattattatttagattaatattattattaatcttaggattaggagtattattagtactaaatatacataaaatactatgacgaggttctgcccaaatgttttcaaaacaagtttcatGAGTGAGATAGAATTattgagattatgggttatagctatggaggttatgggtaatgttcgggggttttgctcgtgagataaactagtgtttatcatctccgttgcgcctatgtactttcctgcaatattgaatctcaatattgatacgtgagcacttataacttaacttttatttattaataatgtatcactgactagtgctcgagaatttaggattatacatgctggtatgtttaattttgtcaaaatatattttaggatagaatctgaattagttactcatgcggttgagataagatatatgatatgcatgtttttagaaaggtggcgaaaaactataaacttttcatttagatatcgaatggattcgacggacggattaaaagttatagtcaattgaatttttgtattaattattaaaaatgattaattttattattacgtCGTCGTTAAAATCATCGTTATAATATttgattattatcagtaatattaaaattatcatttttattaaaagtattatttttaatagaaatattattattataaaatattaacttatcattttagtatatttttatataaagttttatttattaataaatgaattatattattatttactctaataaattttgtaaaaatatttgaaaatataaaatgacgatatttaatcatgtgtaaattttgaaaatcattttgagtcaaattcatttttgttaactgttgcatattagtctcgagcattaggattgtggtacactacgacttgaccttaattgttaaacagatattaaccaatatataaatatatataattaatttaggttcgtgaatccgagaccaatctcacatttgttcaatgacgtcttgagtatttttactacaaaatacagtatggtgagtttcatttgctccctttttaattgcttttgcaatatatatttttgggctgagaatacatgcgctgcttttataaatgtttacaaaatagacacaagtacttaaaaatatattctacgttgagttgtaccactggcatatttccctgtagcttggtaactactatttacatgggtattgtaaacgcgaatcctgttgatagatctatcgggcctgacaaccccaaccggactggacgaccagtattcaacggttgcacagtacttcatttcggtgactacacttggtacggtgtagtgagatttcataataaagggaatatgcgacgtgattaaatgttaagtatggttaccaggtgctcaaccacttagaatgctttacatacacttgcgagtgtattatatttatgattatgaaatcttgtggtctattaaaatattgaaatgattgttatgataaacctatgaactcaccaaccttttggttgacactttaaagcatgtttattctcaggtacgaattaagtcttccgctgtgcatttgctcaatttaaggacattacttggagtcgatcatcgcaatgggaccaaatgttgatgacttcgtccaggtggacaaggacgggtcgtcacaggtggtatcagagcggtggtcttagtgaaccaggtcttgcattagtgtgtctaactaatagttgttaggatgcattagcgagtctggacttcgaccttagctgcatattatacgtattgtttatcattcctagtggaaaatttcctgcttagcattcctaagtctagacacgtcttactgcctctattgcatagacagggtatagataaattcatatcttagcgtatctgttattgttacctttgcctgacagcttccgtagattcctccgtaacttatgggattgtagtattatatatgcatatgtaaaatatgtattgcagggtactaatctacatcctataatctatttttttttcgaaaatcctacatctgatcgtacgagatgaattcctcaaccagttcgaattcctcggattctgacagctattccgatatggaggttcacctaagctccgaaagcagtgtcaccagaatgaatcaaccaatcatccatccccaattcatctgatgggttcgtagtcgacttaatcaatggagacgcgtagaagg comes from Rutidosis leptorrhynchoides isolate AG116_Rl617_1_P2 chromosome 4, CSIRO_AGI_Rlap_v1, whole genome shotgun sequence and encodes:
- the LOC139840554 gene encoding V-type proton ATPase subunit F: MANRAQIPNNNSALIAMIADEDTITGFLLAGVGNVDLRRKTNYLIVDSKTTVKQIEDAFKEFTSRDDVAIVLISQYVANMIRFLVDSYNKPVPAILEIPSKDHPYDPAHDSVLSRVKYLFNTESVAGDRR